tgtttttttttaaacaatgtccTTGCCTCGGAGGAGAGGGCTTTTTAATCAGTTTCTTAGTCAAATTCAGAAGCGTAAAACAATTCTGCCTGGTCTTTTTCATATAAGGAGTAAAACATGTATAACTCTGCAGTGTGCACACTGTGTAATGAATAAGTAGACGTTGAGAATACGGCCTGAGAATAAAGTGCTCTTTTAAATGCTGAGTGATCCCGTGCTCTTGCAGCCTCTTGTGATCCACTGCTCCTCAGGTGATGTATCTCCAATACTGTATGCCTCCTTTGTTTCAGTCATGCATTTTCAGGCAGTCAGATGACCGCTTATGCTGCGCATCATCACTATATTTCTGTTTTCTCCTTTTACCTCAGTGTATTGAGGGGATCATTGGCGGTGTGGATTACAGCCAGAACAAAGTCAACCAGTGGACGGCCACCATAGTGGAGCATTCCCTCACTCAGCTCGTCAAGCAGGGGAAGCCTTTCAAATACATCGGTAAGGAAAAACCATATAAGGACTCTTTCCAAAAACATCCACTTTGATGGAGTACAATTCAGTACATCAGTAAGGGAAAACAAGAGGCATGGCTGAATGAGTGTCCTTTAGCAGAAGTAGCTGAACACAATTGTAGGCCTTCTAATACCTCATGTAGTGATAGTAATATATTATGTTATCATATTAATATGATATCATATTAATATGAATGCAAATATGTTCTATCGACTGCCTCTGCTCTTGTCAAAGGAGTCAAGTTGTAGCCCACTGGGACTTC
The Engraulis encrasicolus isolate BLACKSEA-1 chromosome 12, IST_EnEncr_1.0, whole genome shotgun sequence DNA segment above includes these coding regions:
- the dynlt3 gene encoding dynein light chain Tctex-type 3 isoform X1 is translated as MYLQYCMPPLFQSCIFRQSDDRLCCASSLYFCFLLLPQCIEGIIGGVDYSQNKVNQWTATIVEHSLTQLVKQGKPFKYIVNCAVMQKSGAGLHTASSCYWDTTTDGSCTVRWENRTMYCVVSVFAVAVNL